One Echeneis naucrates chromosome 4, fEcheNa1.1, whole genome shotgun sequence genomic window, GTTGCATTACATGAACTATAAAAGGAACCCTTTCAACATGCTATTGTCAAACTTCCTAACCCAACAAAAGCCAAGGTTCAAACCCTTCAGTAACAGTTTCACAATGTGCACAGCCATTTGTCCATACGCAAAAGTCAGCCAGATAAAAAGAAGCTCAGAATCTATTTACATCTGCAGCCAAATGTTAAAACTACAGTTAGACTCGAAAAATTCTGTTTGTGTTCGGCTTCTGGAGAAACTGGTTCTTTGTCCATGTAGACAACTACGATGACAGTATTTTTGTGACCCTGCCTGTTTAACATTGCAATGTGATATTACCTTTGTCAAGTGTAACGTTAAGTGTGCGTTTGTGACTGCAGGCCGATTCAATCACATCCGATACACAAAGTGCCAACTAAATCTCTGTGGATCATCTTAGATCACTGACAGTTGAAAACTACATTTGTGCGATGTTGCCAAGTTTACGCTTACCTCGTTGCCACGCCTCCTTTTCTTCATAATGActtatttttattgctttgttaaaattttttaaatcatcaaagTGTCACCTTTTTTATGAagtctgcttttgtttgtaGTCTTCTGcttctgtgatttattttgaagcatAGTCTGTCTCCCCTCTAATAATCCACTTAATTTAAGGCTGCCTGCTCTGATTTGTGGGTCGAAGCACTTTGTAATCTGTCTTTAAAGGTGCTGTATGAATAAAGTTACGTCATTACGCTTCAGACACATTTCTTAGATTTATCCCAGATGAATCTCATCAGGGAAAACCTAAAAGGTCGCCAATAAAATGTCTCATGGATGATTAATAAcacaatattttatattgtgtttgGCAGGTAAACAGCATTCTTCCTGTTAGTGCGCCACCTTAATTTGTTAAACTATTAATGTGAAGGTAAAGCAACAACATAAGGCCTTTATCATTTAATAAAAGTTGAACTAGAATCTCCAAATGAGGAAACGAGTCCACCGAAAGTTTGGACTGAGGCTCCTTTAACTTTCGGCCTGGGAAGACTCCAACTGCTCTGCTTGGTATGCAGTCCACATGTTACAAGATTGATGATGATGCGGAATACTTCCTGTGGCGATGGGGGTCACATGAGGACTGTTTTACCAGGCATGAAGGGCAGACCCACCTGACCGTGACAGTCTACTagtgggtgtgtttgtggagaCTGCAGCTCAAACAGCAGAGCATGACGGGGTGAACTGAGGTAGAGAGGGCTCCTGCAGTTTGGAAAGTCACCGTACCTCCTTCCCATCCTCCCTCTTTCAGCACTCAACTCCTCTTGGAGCACAGACGCTTCATTGTTCCCAGAAACAAGGTGCTTGGCTTTACCCCCGCAGCAGCAGGTTTCCAGGGCACTAAACTGTGCAAGAAGCTGCAGAGCAAAAAGAGACCTGACTGACAGCACATAAACAATTAGCACTGGCTGCCTTCCAGGGGTTTGTGTTAATGACAGACGTGGACTGGCTAATTATACAGGCCAGTTCCTCTCATCCTGAAAACTCTCCGGATACTCCCACATCATCTGTTCGATTAGTCATTAACTTTGTTTCCAGGCGAAAACGGCACACTGGACAGTTTCAGCTACTTAAAGTCTGCCGTCTGCTGCTCATCTGTCTCAGATTTGAGTAAGCACGTTGTTGTCctatttatttgttatatttgatAACATCAGCTTGGACCTAGATATATTGATGAAATTATTAATTGAGAAAATTTGTATCTCAGTTGATAAGAATTAGCCCTAAAAtaattccttcattcattaaGAAAGATGAAGAGAATTGATTGAAGACAAACTGGACACACGTGTGAAATAACTACAGTTACAGATGGCATAGAGGAAACATCTGCCTTCAAACTTGTTGTGTCACAGCCCGTCATAGAATCGAGACATGTGCGCACACGGTGTAGGTGTTGAAGGGTCAAAAAGGAGCTCATTGGGGGTTTTGCCAGCCCACAGGAAAACACTCAGACAGCAGCGTTGTAAATCAGAGGCCAGAGAAGGGAAGAGATAACTCAGCGTGTTGAAAACAGTAACACAACTCTGTGTTCCCTTGACCTCTGCCAACCCTCCCATGTTTTAGCGATGTTCTGTCATGTTCTTTAAGTTGCACCAGCTGCTAATTCGGTTTCCTTGTTTTCTGCTCTTGAGCAGTTATTGAAGGGAATGCAATATATATCCCTCCAAAGGCATTCTCAGCAGGCTGGGGCTTTCATTTCCAACCTTGTAGTTGCAGAGTTGTTTCACTGAATGATTATATTGTGCAGAACAAACTTCCATCATGCATGCCCTATATAAGTTAATATTCAAAAGGACTCTTACACAATGAGAACCAATGCTCAGTTCCTTAGTCATGTCATACATGTAGTTGGCCTCCATATCAAAAGTGTGCCGAAGATCACATGAGGTAACACTTGAAAGATGTTTCTCTGAAGTCTGGGCATGTCACAACTGGAGCTGCTCTTGCTCAAACTTTCACatgttaaaaaacacaacacataaagAGGCAtgtactgttgtttttttaatttttaatgagaTCTAATCATAGCTCTGTGGGCTTGCTGATGAGTCTTAATGTCGGGGCGTGTGGTGATAAATGTCTGTTGATATCGGGCTGACTTAGAACCTGGAACAGATCCTGAGgtcacagctgatgaaaagatCGTTTGATGTGTTTGATGCAGAGAGGGACCAAAACTTCATTCAAATCTCCCAaaaaccacagcagaaaaaaagtccCACAGCAGAGCCAACAATATAGAACTGCAACCCCATGCATCAGCATgtgtacaaaacacacaaacactgcacttAACTGGTCTAAAACAAACATTATGGGCATGTTTTAATGGGGTGCTCAGGGCTGTAAGGGTCTAGATCTAACCTACTTCAGGTCCCATCTTGCAGTCTGTAtatgacacaaacaaatcacacagcAATCTTCCTCAGGATCGCTGTAATTACCAGAGTCTCCACATTAGTCATCTAAACAGATTAGGTCAATTCAGGCAGTGGTCTCACTTCATGAGACCAAAGGCTGTGGTTTTCCAGGAGCCACTGTAAATCGTTCTAGTCAAAGCCCGGCTCTCTGCAGGCAGTAATGAGATGTTGAGTGCAATAAATCATGTCAGCTGGCTGTTTCTGTGCAGGTCCAGAAAAAGTGAGCACTTTGTTTGAAAGTCCGTAAATTGTTGAAGTCTCGGGGatgacacagagaaaaaggatGTTAAACAGGCTGTCAGATGTCTGAAAATTTCATCAgttcagacaaaaacagataaagaaaGGAACATACACttgccaaaaaagaaagaaagaaagaaactataACTTTTCTTGGGACATGTCGGGACTTGAATGGACAGCGTTGTGTCATCTATTGGTTACTCAATTTGGCATGTCGGAAGAAGAGGCGGTGGCCAATCAAGAGATGGTTGTCAGGTCAGGCCAGGCaacacagagggacacagaggGACTACATACATCGTTGGAGACGGCCTCCATCAGAGAAGCACATCTTTACAGGAATGTGTCCACATTCGGGCCAGAACATCTCCACATGGGGTCACAGTGATCAGCGCTCAAATGTGTTCCCGTCACATTTTGAGTGAGTACACACGCTAATTCCAGGTCTGAAACACTGGAAGCaatgaaaaagtcaaatatgCCATCATTATGTGTCCACCCCCGAGCAATGTTCCTCTGTCAACTAAATATGTACTgatgttatagatataaaaTTGCCATGTCAGTCTATATCATGGTTGACTAAAAAGATAAAGTCCGTGTCATGATAAAAGTCACCTCATGACAATCAGACAAAGTGTGACAGTCATACAGGTCTTTGAAAACACTTAAAGCTGATACTGAAGCTTTGCAGCAGATCTGTTAGCACCAGGCATGAAATTACAGTCAGTTGAGCTTTCTCAAAGTTTCTCTCCCATGAAACTCACAAACAATGGCCCATATTGTACTGCGAGGAgggaaagcaggaaaaatgagATAAATAGAGGTAAAGAGAGAGACCACTCTCTGTATAGGGTGGATTGTTGGGTTGAGTGGTTAGAAATGTTTTCAGCTGTATGTCTGTTTGTCATTACGCTCATCTGTAACACAGGTTGTGGGAGCTGAAACCAGTGTTTCCTTTCCATCAACAAGGGCCTGAAATCAGGGACTAAATGTTCCTTGAGCAGCATTTATGTTTCCACTGCATCACTATGGTCATGTTATGCAATGTACTCCAATGCAGAATTACAAAGAAACTATTTATGatgttgtttgtatgtgtgatttGACTGGAAAAGTAAAGttggtgggggaaaaaattcAGAGGTTGTTAAGGAGAACAAACCCCAGTATATGGCTGACATGTGCACAACTGGGGATGGATGTTAAAAACTAATGTGGGACCGCTGTAAACAACTGACATCATTGTTTAACTTGCATCCGGTCCGCGCATGTCTTCTGTGCTCTTCTCTGTGCtgacaaacaacattttgaaaaagcaaaattTCCAATCTCATTTACACGTTGTCAGACAATGGAATGGAAATAGTGCCAATAAAGACTACACGTTTATTTCCATGCCATTTCTCCAAACCACGATTTTATGTGTGCAATAGCTCTTCATAAAAATCACCAAACACATACGctaaagacaaagactgtgcTGATATTCCAACTATATTTATGTCTTAAATGATCCTTTacacgaaaaaacaaaaaacaaaaaaacttagTCTGTCAGACAGCGGGTCACAGACTGCTTCTCTGCCTTTCACTGAACACAACCGATGGAAGCGAGAGCATTACGGACTGACTTCTGAGTAGCCAGGGTTTGTTTGTCCGAATACTCACCAGATTTGTTGGTTTAAAGAGCAGTCTCTAAATGTAGAGACCAATGCAAGTTGGCTGAAAATTCCCCTCAAACTGAGCTGTTCGTTTTGAAAGGAAAGTCCGAATTCAGTCACATGACAGTTGCCAGGCCAATGATAGAAATGCCTCAGAGTCGGTTAGACACTGGTGACAAAATGTGATGTATTGCTGCCACAAGCAAAGATGACATCAAAAATTGTAAATGCAAACGAGCTTGTGAGCTGCAATAACCCACTTTAAACATCATCGTTGCAATCAGTATATTAAAAACTGTGTATTTGGTCCTTAACCGTTTTGTATCAACGTTAACTGTATCAGAAATATCTGAGATTGACAAAGCTTGAATTTCACCATCTGTTAATGTGGGAATGAATGGGTCCCCACCTCAATGGTCTTCCTCTTGATCTTCTTCTGGTTCTCCAGGcgttccttttctttctccacagcTCTGGTGgactctctcagtctctccaggtcctgctggtacgtctccctctgtctgtccaactcctctctttcttttgacAGATGTTCCtgcatcaaaacagaaacaataaatgTTTGTAAAGTTTATTTTAGAGTCTTTACGTTTGATGAGAAAAATCAGGCACACTTCAGGATGCTGCAGAAAAGAGCATTTCACCTCCAGCCGCTTGCACTCCTCCTCCCTTTGTTGGAGTGTGGCCTCGGTGGCCTCGACCTGCTGGCGGTGCCTCTCCCGCTCCTTCTCCCAGCGCTGCTGCTCCTGCCGGTGCTGAGACTGTAGCTTGTGGAAGCTGGCCagctcttctctctgcagggcCAGAGTCCGCTGCTTCTCCTGCTCCAGGAGGATGTTCCCTCGGTGGCGCCCAGGCAGGGAGGCCCGCTCCGTCAAAGAGACCCGCTGCAGCTCGATGTAACTGTCCTGCTGTGATATGATGGCCTGATGACAGGAAAACAGGGAGTATATTTTACTCCTGCTCTGGGACTCTGTCTTTTTGCCATAACATTCACATGTTTGTAATGAAAGTtatcaataaaatgtaataatttgttgacattttcagaTAGAGTATAAACAGCTGAAAGGATCATTTTACCTGTAGACTATAGAGCCTTTGTGAGAGCATCAGCACTCTGTCAAAGAACTGGaccagagacaaagaaagaacgTTATCGTAAAGTTATAATCAATTAACCGGTAGAATTTCTGGAATGGTACAAGACTATACTGGAGTTATTGCACTATACATATTTTCAGCTCAGCAGGCCATGAATGTCAAGTACCGCAGTGTTGTGTAACACAAGGTGACAGATCAGAACAGGAGAGCTTACCTCAGCCTCAGGGAAGGAGTTGGACCAGATGCAGTTCCATCTGGCAGGAGAGCAGGAGCTCTCATCGAcctgagcacagacacacaacaggtcACACTAATGAGAGGAGGATAGAGGATTGTGCTGTACTGCTACGATAAAAGATGCTGAAAACATTTGGAACATCTGACATTCCAtagaaaatatggaaaaattTATTGACTGATGTTGTTCTTTTGTACGCAGtacaacatcaacacaatgaACCATACTAAAATCTGAAGGACGTTCCACTGAAGTTTTATCAGTCATGCTGGTGGAAAAGATGCAACTTTTACCTCTTTATTTGTCAAATTGTTCTCTTTTATTATGTATATAAGTTAtgagtaaaatgtgttttgtttttccatttgccACTCATCAGTATTGTGTCATTATATTTTGTCTATCTGTTTATTCTCAAGCACCAGGATTTACTGGAAGGATCAATGTTCAGAAGACAGTTTCATCAAGgatttatatatttagaaaCAAATGTCCTGACCTTTGGGAAAAGGGTTACATCAAACATCAGGATGTGGAATCTATCCAGATGACTTCATCTGTTTACTATTTACAGGAAAAAACAGTGTGACTCATCACAGAGAGTGTCTGTCAAGCCCCTACCGTCTGTTCCAGGGTGTGGCTGCCATAGAGGTCTTTGAGCTGAGGGTCGGAGCTGGCTCTCTggcttctgtctctgtttcttgaCTCTCCAGAAGAGTTCTTCTTCACACTGCCATCTGGCAtagacacaccaacacacacaggaagagagacaatcacaatcacacacacacacgaataaTTAAGCTGATACACAGAAATATTCACAAACATTGCACAGAAACCACAGATATATGCAAGTAGATTTGTTGCCAAGACATTCGTAAATAAGAAACCATCCACATGAAATTACCcaataaaaacaattcaatgAATCAACATGCCTTTAATgaaattttcaaatttattaATTGCATAAATGACTATGAAATACAACTGTCAGAATCCATTAGATGGGGGACTTGCTCTGAACACGGACAGGGCTGCACTCACTCTTACTGAGGATGGTGGGGCTGCTATCGTAGCCACCAAAGGTATCTGCCCGCCTGGGCAGGGCCCCAGAgccacctccctcctccagtTGTGAGGTTGGAGTGTCATCCTTCACCCCAGACTGCAGAAGGTTCTGGAGGTTCTCCACTGAATTTAAAGAGATACAagttgagattaaaaaaatcttGGCGGTCAGTTATTTAGGAGGAAAGAAGCAAATTCAATGAAGCCTACTTTTCACAGAGCTTAAGCAGAACATGGGCATAACAAACAATGTCTGTAATAGCTGGTGAAGGCCAAAGTGCCATAACTTGGTCCTCTGTTGTCTGCAGCAGATATAGTGTACATTATAGAGCTTTGTCCTACCCTCTGTGATAGCTCCTTTAAGTAAGGACTCCCCCTGCTGGAGGTCTGAGGTGTCTCCTCGAAGCAGAAGTCTCGATCTTGAGGCTGTGTCCTCGAGACCTGCCAGGGACTCTGCCATGTCCGCGAACAGTTGCAGTTTCTCAGTAAGAGCCTGCACAATGACTGCATCCTTCTGGCTGAGCCGCTCTACGATGGGCAAAaattaaagagaagaagaaaaaacacagacctTTTACTATAAATCAAAGTCAAAGTTTGTAAAAAGCCTATTTCTGAGGCCTCAATATCCTTCCAGTCTaatatattgttatttattttaatgtgtttcaaTCTGCTTTGGCTTAAAGAAAATCAATTGAGaggtaaaattatttaaaaagcttCAGAGGAACATCTTCTACAAATTTTCATGACACATGAGCACCCCCTAGATACAGCTTGAGGTGAGTCAATGCTTCTGACCAGGTTACCTTGAAACTCTTTCAACCTGGAAGCGCGTGCTGCTTCTTCTTCGCTGAACAGCCTCTCTTCAGTGTGAGGACAACTAAGAGCAGGCGAAGACAGGACAGGTGAGCAGGTTGAAAGACAAAGGAAGCAAACTGAATGAGGTTCCTATGCCTTTTGCTTTATTCTGGACAACTGTTGCTTTTCCAACAGAATATTCCAGTTTCATTTTTTCTAGACTTCCCCAAAACTAACACATTTTGCACAATGTCATACCAGCACAGCACAGTTCATAAATGAACACAATACCTCTTCTCTGTGTGTAGTTACCTCTCAACAGCTTGCCGTATGTGTGTCATCCAAGTGTTTCGCTCTTCCTTGGACGTGGTGTGGATCTTGTACATCTCTGGCTCATTGGAGGAGGCACAGATAAGAAACATGGCTTTCTCCTCATGTGCAACTTCCCGGACTATCAGCTTCTGAAGAGAGATCACTGATGGCTTGTTGTCCTGAGTAGATGAAAGGGACAGTGAGAGGAATTAGATCAATGATGACTTATAAAACCCACTGATAGCATCTAGATAAGAATTAAAAAGATCAATCATAGGACTCTAAAGGTGCAAATTCTTTCACTGTGCATTATGAGTGTGTTCCTCTTTATGACGAATCATGTTTTTGCTATACTTTCAGAAATATCAAAGATAAATAACCTACCACACTAGCAAAAACATATCTCTGGTCTTTCTCTTGTAACAAGAGCAACACATCTGACAGAAGCACTGCAAGAATATCTGGAAAGATAAAAAGTAGATGACAACAGACAATACACATTTGAAACATATGAGTATGCCTTTCAATGTTAATCATTTCCAAAATCTTGTGAAGAACCAGGATGACAAATAATGGCGTCATCAATAGTGATCAGTCACTGTGTTATTTTCCCTTCATACCTTTGAGTCTGCCAGAAGCAGCTTTCCAGTTCACTGTGCCTTCATGAAGTAACTGTCTCCTAGCGGGTGCCAAATCCTCTCTGCGAAACACTCGGCCATCTTTAATTTTTCCCTGCGCCTTGGGCTCCATTTTGTTGTGTATGTCTCTGAGTCTGGATGTCTTCTCATAGATATTAACCAGCGTGTCCACCTGAATGATGGTGTCTTTAATCAGCCCCAGAGCCCGTGTCAGGTCCTCATGCTCCTCTGTTCCTgctacagaaagagagagataaagagtaaaatacaataaaatgaaagaaacacaaaggaagTTAAAGcttattaaatacatttctgcacCCTCCGTCATTTGTTTGCAGAAAAATGCATGAGATAAAGCTTGACCTTCAGTGTTGTGCAGGATGCGCTCCACCAGTACAGGATACTTGGTAATTCGCTGTGTCACCAACAGCATACACTCAGTCACTCCTAACCGCCGCACAATGGACAGGTTGCGGATTTTCTGAGATGAGAAAGAGAAcgattttatttaacattagaGTTGGACTGAAATCTGGTAGTGAAGTTCAGAGTATGCACTTGTCTCTTACCCGTATGATGTTTTggaactttttgttgttttgcagttGTTCTTTGTAGTAGCTGACAGCCTCAGTGTGGTGACTGCAGAAATCTCCATAGctgtctttcattctctctcctATTTCACCCGAGAACTGAGGAGTAAGGGAAAACATCACCTTGTcagctcctgttttttttattgtttctattatatatatatatatatatatgctgcatacatttaaagaaatcaaTGCTTGTATCAGTCGCTGTCCTACCTGTGCGATCAAAATGTCTGCCACTCTATTGATGGTGTAGTTCCTGTCATGAGGCGAGATGAGGTTTTCTCGTCGCCGCTCTTTGAGACAGGACAGGAAATTTGTGTGAAGCTCCAGGAGGTTCTCCAAGCGGGGGAACAGACAGTCCAACCTGCCTGAGTCCATCTGGAGGTTCTCCTTCAACTCGCGGACGTAGACTTGCAGCATTATCTTCAGTGTTCGCACATGGTGCATCTCTGTCTGCATCAGCTCTGCGTGAGAAATAACAATTCATggaatcaaaaagaaaaaaaaaaaaaaaaaaaagacagcttcTTCCATTTTCATACAGGAAAAAGTGTGAAGAAAGCTAACACACTAACCATATATCACATCCTGTCTTTTCACCATTTCTTTCGAGTGCTTCTTAACATACTGCTGGTCAACAGCCAAACTCCATGACTCCGCCTCCAGGTCCTGGGCATCAGACTCCAGATCAGCCCGCACTGCTGCATAGTGGGCATCTGAAGAAAGGACCAGAGGCATTAAAAACTAGAATTGATTGCAGTGTTACAATATCAATCAGCCCATCGCTGGGTGCTTATTtttagattgttttttttttcccctcctcagGAACAACATCATAATCATCCCTGAGAGAAACTAGTCCACactaagaaagaaagaaaggctgATTCAACAATGGAGGCACTTCTGGTCTCTTCATCAGTGAAGGAGACATAAAGCTGAgggtgagacaaaaacaacagatctAGGACAACAGGTAACTCAAGACTCAATTCATAAATCATGAACAATGACTTTCCAAAGATGATCCCCTTACAAACTAAATTTCCAAATACTTTTCCAAGTCTCCAAGTTTGAAAATAGTTCACTGATGACTTCATGTCTCGTCTTTGCATTTTGGCAGGACTAAGTGATATACGAAGACAGTGGCACCCACACAATCTTGGCcacacaaaaaattaaaagctcTGATGGAAAACTTTTATCTTTGTGGTAAATGTGACAGATCTTTAGGAGCACATTAATAATTGAAAACaattaaacagaagaaacacaacaatcaGGCTAAGCCAACCTTGCACCTGTATAGCTCCTTTATGGTAAGGATGTGCCCCATAAAGTGATAAATCCTGAGACATGCATCTGAAGGAAAGAGTTAAGGAGAGAAGATTGAACGCTAGTACACAGTTAGCCTGGGTCTCTCCCACACACTGCAGCTTAATGAGACAGGGTGAGGTCACCCCTGACTCCATAAACTCTCCTCCCTGGATTTCAGAAAACTcccaaaagacaaacacataGATCTTCGAGAACTAAATAGGCTCAGAAAAAGGTATGTGTAACAGAAATAGTAGTGCCACCGCTTTCACACAATTTCACACGCTTTCCTATGGAGCAAAAAGTTTCAATCAAGCGTGGATCTGTTGAAAGTGAAATCCAATCCCCACCTCAGCTAGACGACTCACCTTCTACGATGATGGACTCGGTGGTCGAGGGAGCGAGGGAAATGGCATCGTCATTGCAGCGCTTGGAGCGGAGAGCATCCGTCTCATCCATCTCCCCGGGGATGGATCTGAGGGTCGACAGAACAGGTCTAAGGTTGCATACATGCTCACTCAGATAACGCTCAAACCTTCATGCTAGTGGCAGCACTTAAGTACAGCACAAAAACTGACAAGTGAAACACAGGCAGCTGGATTTTTCTTGTTCATTCTTTCCTCTATACCGCTGTCTGAAAGTCGCTCCCTTCTTTCCACTCCTGTTAACACCTTTCCTGAtgctctgcctccctctctctctcccttcaccATTTCTTAGTAAAACACCATAAACGCAGCCTCTTCTGAGAGCTGTCTAGTTTCAGTTCGCAAAAGCTGTATTATTAGATAAAACAAAGTGCTTTGATACATCAACTATAAATAAACATCTCATACAAAAATAAGGAAATTGCATTTGAGCAGCAAAGCGAAGAGTCTAAAAATATTCAACATTAACATAAAGGCGGTCCTGCAAAATTTCTACCATTATAGATTTGCAAGGAagataatttttattaaaaaaaagaaaaaaaaaagaagaagaattctGTCACTCAACGGTagcctttttcctttttaaataaattagttTTAACAAAACTACTCTGTGCATGAAAATTCAAACTCACCCTGAGCTGTTGTGGTGATGAAGGCTTTGGCCGGGGCTGTAGACAGAGGCTGAAGTGGAGCAGGTGGTATGGGTGGCAGTCTGCTGAGTGTTAGGTCCCCACTGACTAATGGTCATGCCTGGGGCACTGAGGAAACCTGGGTGGCCATCCAAGGTCTGAAGTGAAGCTAGGCCTGTCGGATCCCGCTCTCTGTCTTTTAGTGCTGGGGAGGGACGACAAGAGACAGGTGAAGTGAGGGACTTGGACAGGCTGGAGGAGGAATGTGAGGAAGAATGAGAGGACAGGAAGAAAGGAGAAGATAAcaaggggagaggagaagaggacgAGGAGGCGAGTGGGCGCTTGTTCGACTCCTGTCGAAGTCGGCTCCTGGATTTTTTCAGCCAAGATCGGGGCAACGATCGGAAGAATCGGCAGGTGATCAGGTCACGGTGCATCAACACTCGCATCCCAACACGTCCGGACAGACCCCACAATGAGGGAGAAGAAGATGGGGATGTTTTAGCAATTCTGCACCCTTTGGAGGTCCTCTTCATTTGGCTAGAGCCTTCGGGAACTGCCTCCTCCATTACCAATATCTCGACTTAGGAGTGGCAGTAGGAGGAGAGTACTAATCCAATCTCCACTGAAGGGTTGAACAGTCTTCACTGTATCAGTAGATATTACAGCTAAAAGAATGAGCACTGCTCCTTCACTGGTGTAAACCAACAGAATCAGAGGAGAGAATGTGCGCTGGATTTATATACTGTCAGGTTGTTCACCTCTTCTAGAACCTCCTGGAAAGATGCACACCTTTTTATATTCCTAGCACCTTCAGGTCCTGAACTCCTGCCTgccctcttcatcttcctggcCCCCTACACAA contains:
- the arhgef18b gene encoding rho guanine nucleotide exchange factor 18 isoform X1, producing the protein MSDSPLNNSWPSFPKLWMKRWSFKRASECKPCSRPCESPAGQIHLQPPAPGGKGSSSSLSPASITEDVLFDSTATSDEQDACSVVSDYDCLGVEVGGSLEDLLALSSSLTASEYLKDLEGGIPAPRPGETTTDTVPQAEALTVDQQECLIPDAAAIDLHLQTLPPLSPQAIAPSLPFYMQPEEEPYDGFVVTQLSPKLLPGCVTDSEDSSELPANLNLTIDLNGLLGSVQTTTAEVTGSEGLKVQSTMDFDMDLDEDSFPILVRSMSTSRRHSWGVPVSPIDLRRRLSLDTTAIDSDEEREDEEDIQSSCTNCPVDEPDGLGARIRCPRARVSSMARDADGRHLYSRSEILATDECSRAARISQVVQTSKQAARAAGAEEFDPEENLHSNEGQSHIAKQRNNRSDVKNSGNVTWYEFLSNENEEEEDRAEKVEKGTKVKRTLSSLRSRVTGSFNKEKGKNREKEQQKEKGKEKEREAKEKVCSGSSGHCFVPGAFSICATCSLCSKSLQKKHGLQCMNCAVNVHKSCKSLLGECTSSRNKRDSLPKNVSSGSSSLTLKDRERDPTGLASLQTLDGHPGFLSAPGMTISQWGPNTQQTATHTTCSTSASVYSPGQSLHHHNSSGSIPGEMDETDALRSKRCNDDAISLAPSTTESIIVEDAHYAAVRADLESDAQDLEAESWSLAVDQQYVKKHSKEMVKRQDVIYELMQTEMHHVRTLKIMLQVYVRELKENLQMDSGRLDCLFPRLENLLELHTNFLSCLKERRRENLISPHDRNYTINRVADILIAQFSGEIGERMKDSYGDFCSHHTEAVSYYKEQLQNNKKFQNIIRKIRNLSIVRRLGVTECMLLVTQRITKYPVLVERILHNTEAGTEEHEDLTRALGLIKDTIIQVDTLVNIYEKTSRLRDIHNKMEPKAQGKIKDGRVFRREDLAPARRQLLHEGTVNWKAASGRLKDILAVLLSDVLLLLQEKDQRYVFASVDNKPSVISLQKLIVREVAHEEKAMFLICASSNEPEMYKIHTTSKEERNTWMTHIRQAVESCPHTEERLFSEEEAARASRLKEFQERLSQKDAVIVQALTEKLQLFADMAESLAGLEDTASRSRLLLRGDTSDLQQGESLLKGAITEVENLQNLLQSGVKDDTPTSQLEEGGGSGALPRRADTFGGYDSSPTILSKNGSVKKNSSGESRNRDRSQRASSDPQLKDLYGSHTLEQTVDESSCSPARWNCIWSNSFPEAEFFDRVLMLSQRLYSLQAIISQQDSYIELQRVSLTERASLPGRHRGNILLEQEKQRTLALQREELASFHKLQSQHRQEQQRWEKERERHRQQVEATEATLQQREEECKRLEEHLSKEREELDRQRETYQQDLERLRESTRAVEKEKERLENQKKIKRKTIEVTPLSGSLNGDLLLSSGLAGSISSSEQPPPQKPLRASVSVAPADYLERPEVMPRRETGSSTLPLKTEVPLHLFSTTNQQHKAVGVQQQIPTKLAALSSGKGKAGKSGKASHRTDSTTSVDMKQMLKMSSRDENAQKAKRSISPHQQLPLSVLHHHTDPLSPPDTAGPDSQTTSSLNTSLSTNIQKTPMPPAQSHPQPSMQPPILPPHSQSSGFLQYQPHVQPQGLGPNPQAHLQVNHGLSHNTQQPYKNPAEDPNKEDVIFF